From a region of the Tachypleus tridentatus isolate NWPU-2018 chromosome 1, ASM421037v1, whole genome shotgun sequence genome:
- the LOC143244756 gene encoding uncharacterized protein LOC143244756, producing MTTMQQLLLMACLLFTSCLVSKGYVLNEENGKKDQIPQSRAAKTYRSEADILTFPPRIGRSAVFDLLPFSYIMAEDLMFKLYEDMDGSKRSTFTFTPRIGRKKRSISRKDDDWKLHYDDIQRILRPIIPIFHSNLDDGYNKAKRAVFIPRIGRAPFIPVIERANTGDLSSLLM from the exons ATGACAACAATGCAGCAGCTGCTGTTGATGGCCTGCTTACTGTTTACCTCTTGCCTGGTTTCAAAAG GATATGTTCTTAACGAGGAAAATGGAAAAAAAGATCAGATCCCACAATCACGAGCTGCTAAAACCTACAGATCAGAGGCTGACATCTTGACATTTCCTCCTCGAATCGGAAGGTCAGCAGTTTTTGACTTGCTACCATTTTCATACATTATGGCAGAAGATCTAATGTTTAAACTTTATGAAGACATGGATGGCTCTAAGCGATCTACGTTTACATTTACTCCAAGAATTGGCCGAAAGAAACGATCCATATCCAGAAAAGATGATGACTGGAAACTCCATTATGATGATATTCAAAGGATTTTGAGACCAATTATTCCAATTTTCCATAGTAATTTGGATGACGGTTACAATAAAGCAAAAAGAGCAGTATTTATCCCTCGAATAGGACGTGCACCATTCATTCCAGTAATTGAAAGAGCAAATACAGGGGATTTATCTAGCTTACTCATGTAA